Proteins found in one Lycium ferocissimum isolate CSIRO_LF1 chromosome 6, AGI_CSIRO_Lferr_CH_V1, whole genome shotgun sequence genomic segment:
- the LOC132059422 gene encoding histone H3.3a-like — MARTKQTVRKSTGGKPPRMQLATNAARKFAPTISGLNKHHRYRPGTVALREILKYQKSTDLLIRKLPFQRLVRKIAQNFKKDLCFQSHAVWALQEAAEAYLIGLFEDTNLSSIHAKRVTIMPKDIHLTRLIRGERD; from the coding sequence atgGCTCGTACCAAACAAACTGTTCGTAAGTCCACCGGAGGAAAGCCCCCTAGGATGCAACTTGCTACCAATGCTGCTCGTAAGTTTGCTCCTACAATAAGTGGATTGAATAAGCATCACAGATACCGCCCTGGTACTGTTGCTCTTCGTGAAATCCTTAAGTATCAGAAGAGTACTGACCTCTTGATTAGGAAGCTCCCATTCCAGAGACTTGTTCGTAAAATTGCCcaaaacttcaagaaagatttGTGTTTCCAGAGTCATGCTGTGTGGGCTCTACAAGAGGCAGCTGAGGCCTACCTGATTGGTTTGTTTGAGGACACCAATCTTTCTTCCATTCACGCCAAGCGTGTGACCATTATGCCCAAGGACATTCATCTTACTAGGCTTATCAGGGGCGAGCGTGATTAA